The Blastocatellia bacterium genome window below encodes:
- a CDS encoding pentapeptide repeat-containing protein, translated as MNSLTSLLPDGRRKAGRLVKGIKSITEFFSDAVEGFKGTGFPTAIAKAAPWAGVVGEAAAEALPPLKFFTKLAEELTKETDPEKLGLTACTIAYQRAVEKAFKAESAPTGEKHAIAEAKAQLELLPACEEVDIGTFSRKNPLEHEFVELANLHLQTAAIKVGYVEIQVDRITARVQQEFQHCLALLLSDAKTAEKFAPFRVYLDLGSEERQARKALAAHANYQRWLYEEAPVLGRSPFALKHVYIETECGKLTWGEIKPDPRSAAARLNPFGEEHGGRQPLIQTVLDLIASPDLKESIIVQGMAGAGKSSFTLKLCDELLKRNLHPVRVRIKDLSFDTHIKDALPKAVLFGDENYSEAVPPASNLFLDYSILGERGVGAYQHLCKYIFIFDGWDEISLSDRGFQQKVAQMLDQINGHFLSQNTQRQKPLVRVILTGRPTSDIGETNCLREKTPILSIRRLSPAQLRQFVGNLAEAVKAKKPLIPLPKESGSLVEEDRWAVPPLTHFEPLFKRYDESFKQTGSDASGELDALGLPLLAHLAVRLISEWPDDPAQLVEDTTTLYRHLIDLTCKKAGKAEDAEDDSRDQHKVYEGELRDLLHQTAAAITLFGQENIPLKELALRLGMEPTHLDDRVERDTKERKLSSLLISFYFKGGHQNLGCEFGHKSFREYLFAEGIVEALKDFGRKQRRTPPERANYWQDFDPNDAGDFRYDFSRNLSELLVSQWLTSEVKRHLERLIQWEIARAVALKRGEAVSPNRAKRIGMPTAALDWEGWKQVRTGVADLWEWWGEGVHLRPQVVKERRGREAKLIPAYVNELVEYVAPLDPDARGPAYVRTTTVDARLGEGLCLLAALVHAYMADSEQEPNLSEVIQPRKYQAIDQRDAHERLLFKPSGDSAQYFKNYIARINAAGWRPDGEFPGWIFLGRVNLRGTDLSGTYLEGARLSGANLSGADFYCANLTGTDLRGANLYEAYLSHTDLSFANLIGADLRDAHLFNADLSEASLDGAELSTATLDGANLTGATFTVDQIEAARFEGIIVEGELRDRETLLWRLRQQDAEEKKDV; from the coding sequence ATGAACAGTCTCACGTCGCTGCTGCCGGACGGCAGGCGCAAAGCCGGTCGCCTGGTTAAAGGCATTAAGAGCATCACCGAATTCTTCAGCGATGCCGTCGAGGGCTTCAAAGGCACGGGCTTCCCCACCGCCATTGCCAAGGCCGCGCCGTGGGCCGGCGTTGTCGGTGAAGCCGCCGCCGAAGCCCTGCCACCGTTGAAGTTCTTTACCAAGCTTGCCGAGGAGCTAACGAAAGAGACGGACCCGGAAAAGCTCGGACTGACCGCCTGCACAATCGCTTACCAGCGCGCCGTCGAGAAAGCGTTCAAAGCCGAGAGCGCGCCGACCGGCGAAAAACATGCAATCGCGGAAGCGAAAGCGCAGCTTGAGTTGCTGCCGGCCTGCGAAGAAGTGGACATCGGCACGTTCTCGCGGAAGAATCCGCTAGAGCATGAGTTCGTCGAGCTGGCGAACCTGCATTTGCAGACCGCCGCCATCAAAGTCGGCTACGTCGAAATCCAGGTGGACCGAATCACGGCGCGGGTGCAGCAGGAGTTTCAGCATTGCCTGGCCCTGTTGCTTTCGGACGCGAAGACTGCCGAAAAGTTCGCGCCGTTTCGAGTCTACCTCGATCTGGGCAGCGAAGAGCGGCAGGCGCGCAAAGCGCTGGCGGCGCATGCCAACTATCAGCGCTGGCTCTACGAAGAAGCGCCGGTGCTGGGCCGCTCGCCGTTCGCCTTGAAGCACGTCTACATCGAGACCGAATGCGGTAAGCTGACCTGGGGCGAGATCAAGCCCGACCCGCGTTCGGCGGCGGCGCGGCTCAACCCGTTTGGCGAAGAGCACGGCGGGCGGCAGCCGTTGATTCAAACCGTGCTCGATTTGATTGCCTCGCCCGATCTGAAAGAGTCGATCATCGTGCAGGGCATGGCCGGCGCGGGTAAGTCGTCGTTCACGCTGAAGCTGTGCGACGAGCTGCTCAAGCGCAACCTGCACCCAGTTCGGGTCCGCATCAAAGACCTGAGCTTCGACACGCACATCAAGGACGCGCTGCCAAAGGCCGTGCTGTTTGGCGATGAGAATTACTCGGAAGCTGTGCCGCCGGCCAGCAATTTGTTTCTCGACTACAGCATTCTCGGCGAGCGCGGCGTCGGCGCGTATCAGCACCTGTGCAAATATATTTTTATCTTCGACGGCTGGGACGAGATCAGCCTGAGCGACCGTGGCTTCCAGCAGAAAGTCGCGCAGATGCTCGACCAGATCAACGGCCACTTCCTGTCACAGAATACGCAAAGGCAAAAGCCGCTCGTCCGCGTCATCCTGACCGGTAGGCCGACGAGCGACATCGGCGAAACGAATTGTCTGCGCGAGAAGACGCCGATTCTTTCGATTCGCCGGTTAAGCCCTGCACAACTGCGGCAGTTCGTCGGCAACTTGGCGGAGGCTGTGAAGGCGAAAAAGCCGCTGATTCCGCTTCCGAAAGAGAGCGGTAGCCTCGTGGAAGAAGACCGTTGGGCAGTTCCGCCGCTGACGCATTTCGAGCCTTTGTTTAAGAGATACGATGAGTCTTTCAAGCAAACCGGCAGTGATGCGTCGGGCGAGCTTGACGCGCTCGGCTTGCCGCTGCTGGCGCATTTGGCCGTGCGGCTGATCTCGGAATGGCCCGACGACCCGGCGCAACTGGTCGAAGATACGACGACGCTCTATCGCCACTTGATTGATCTGACCTGCAAGAAAGCCGGCAAGGCCGAGGACGCCGAAGACGACAGCCGCGACCAGCACAAAGTTTATGAAGGCGAGTTGCGCGATCTGCTGCACCAGACGGCGGCGGCGATCACCTTGTTTGGGCAAGAGAACATTCCGCTGAAAGAACTGGCCTTACGGCTGGGCATGGAGCCGACTCACCTTGATGATCGCGTCGAGCGCGACACGAAAGAACGGAAGCTGTCGTCTTTGCTAATCAGTTTTTACTTCAAAGGCGGCCACCAGAATCTCGGCTGCGAGTTCGGCCACAAATCGTTCCGCGAATACCTGTTCGCCGAAGGCATTGTCGAAGCGTTGAAAGATTTCGGGCGCAAGCAGCGCCGCACGCCGCCGGAGCGTGCGAATTACTGGCAGGATTTTGACCCCAACGATGCGGGCGACTTTCGTTATGATTTTTCGCGCAACCTCTCGGAGCTACTCGTATCGCAATGGCTGACGTCGGAAGTGAAACGACACTTGGAGAGATTAATCCAATGGGAGATCGCGCGAGCCGTCGCATTGAAACGAGGAGAAGCCGTTTCGCCGAATCGGGCAAAGCGGATTGGTATGCCGACGGCGGCGCTGGATTGGGAGGGTTGGAAACAGGTACGCACGGGCGTGGCAGACCTGTGGGAATGGTGGGGCGAAGGCGTGCATCTGCGCCCGCAGGTCGTAAAAGAGCGACGCGGGCGAGAGGCCAAACTCATCCCGGCTTATGTGAATGAGCTGGTCGAGTATGTGGCTCCACTTGACCCCGACGCCAGAGGGCCAGCTTATGTCCGCACGACGACGGTTGACGCGCGGCTGGGCGAAGGGCTTTGCCTGCTCGCCGCGCTGGTTCATGCGTATATGGCTGATAGTGAACAAGAGCCAAACCTGTCGGAAGTGATTCAACCAAGAAAGTATCAAGCGATTGACCAACGTGACGCTCACGAACGCCTCTTGTTTAAGCCAAGTGGCGATAGCGCTCAATACTTCAAGAACTATATTGCCCGCATCAACGCCGCCGGTTGGCGGCCAGATGGTGAGTTTCCTGGTTGGATATTTCTTGGCCGTGTGAATTTAAGAGGAACAGATCTCAGCGGCACATACCTCGAGGGCGCCCGCCTCAGCGGCGCCAACCTTAGTGGCGCTGACTTCTACTGCGCAAACCTTACCGGGACAGATCTCAGAGGTGCAAACCTCTACGAAGCATACCTTAGCCACACCGACTTAAGTTTTGCCAACCTCATCGGTGCTGACCTCCGTGATGCACACCTTTTTAACGCAGACCTTTCTGAAGCATCTCTCGATGGCGCAGAACTCAGTACTGCAACCCTCGATGGCGCAAACCTTACTGGCGCGACTTTCACTGTCGATCAAATTGAAGCAGCGCGGTTTGAGGGGATTATAGTCGAGGGCGAATTACGTGACCGCGAAACGCTATTGTGGCGGTTGCGACAACAAGACGCAGAGGAGAAAAAGGATGTTTGA